In one Eulemur rufifrons isolate Redbay chromosome 14, OSU_ERuf_1, whole genome shotgun sequence genomic region, the following are encoded:
- the NOXO1 gene encoding NADPH oxidase organizer 1 isoform X4, translated as MAGPRHPVSVRAAALVQIKQLQTFAFSVHWSDGSDTFVRRSWDEFRQLQTLKETFPVEAGLLRRSDRVLPKLPGQASGEDAPLLAHGGRTGRGLARLRLLETYSRTLLATAERVVRSPALTSFFAPQPLDLEPQLPPGSLVILPTPEEPLSRPAGNLAIHSLETQSLRCLQPFSTQDTRGRSFHVQAQESLDVLLRHPSGWWLVENEDQQTAWFPAPYLEEVALGQGPEGVPSMGSSGPQFCASRAYESSRTDELSVPAGACVRVLETSDLGWWLCRYGGRTGLLPAVLLRPEGLGALLRGPGFRGGENRAGEARGAPDAPQARTSAPPVPARPPLSAIQSRCCTITRRALGRHLGPQGPP; from the exons ATGGCAGGCCCCCGGCACCCCGTTTCAGTGCGCGCGGCAGCCCTGGTGCAGATTAAGCAGCTCCAG ACTTTCGCCTTCTCAGTGCACTGGTCAGACGGGAGTGACACTTTTGTGCGCAGAAGCTGGGACGAATTCAGGCAGCTCCAG ACCCTCAAAGAGACCTTCCCGGTGGAGGCTGGCCTGCTGCGGAGATCTGACCGCGTTCTCCCCAAGCTTCCCGGTCAGGCCAGTGGGGAAG ATGCACCGCTGTTGGCGCACGGGGGACGCACGGGCCGAGGCCTGGCCCGCCTGCGGCTGCTGGAGACCTACTCACGGACACTGCTGGCGACTGCAGAGCGTGTGGTGCGGAGCCCGGCGCTCACCAGCTTCTTTGCACCGCAACCCCTCGACCTGGAGCCCCAACTGCCACCGGGCAG cctggtGATCCTGCCCACCCCTGAGGAGCCCCTATCCCGCCCTGCTGGCAACCTCGCCATCCACAGCCTGGAGACTCAGAGCCTGCGCTGCCTGCAGCCCTTCAGCACCCAGGACACGCGGGGCAGGTCTTTCCACGTGCAGGCCCAGGAAAGCCTAGACGTGCTGCTGCGACACCCCTCAG GCTGGTGGCTGGTGGAGAACGAGGACCAGCAGACGGCCTGGTTTCCAGCTCCCTacctggaggaggtggccctAGGCCAGGGCCCAGAGGGGGTGCCATCCATGGGGAGCAGCG GCCCCCAGTTCTGTGCTTCCCGCGCCTACGAGAGCAGCCGCACAGATGAACTGTCAGTGCCTGCGGGGGCCTGTGTGCGTGTGCTGGAAACGTCCGACCTTGGCTGGTGGCTGTGCAG GTATGGTGGCCGTACGGGACTCCTCCCCGCAGTGCTGCTGCGGCCGGAAGGGCTGGGCGCGCTCCTCCGTGGGCCCGGGTTCCGTGGTGGGGAGAACAGAGCTGGTGAGGCCCGCGGCGCCCCTGACGCCCCCCAGGCCAGGACCTCTGCCCCTCCCGTGCCTGCCCGACCCCCGCTGAGTGCCATCCAGAGCCGCTGCTGCACCATCACCCGCAGGGCACTGGGACGGCACCTAGGGCCCCAGGGCCCCCCTTGA
- the NOXO1 gene encoding NADPH oxidase organizer 1 isoform X3, whose protein sequence is MAGPRHPVSVRAAALVQIKQLQTFAFSVHWSDGSDTFVRRSWDEFRQLQTLKETFPVEAGLLRRSDRVLPKLPDAPLLAHGGRTGRGLARLRLLETYSRTLLATAERVVRSPALTSFFAPQPLDLEPQLPPGSLVILPTPEEPLSRPAGNLAIHSLETQSLRCLQPFSTQDTRGRSFHVQAQESLDVLLRHPSGWWLVENEDQQTAWFPAPYLEEVALGQGPEGVPSMGSSGPQFCASRAYESSRTDELSVPAGACVRVLETSDLGWWLCRYGGRTGLLPAVLLRPEGLGALLRGPGFRGGENRAGEARGAPDAPQARTSAPPVPARPPLSAIQSRCCTITRRALGRHLGPQGPP, encoded by the exons ATGGCAGGCCCCCGGCACCCCGTTTCAGTGCGCGCGGCAGCCCTGGTGCAGATTAAGCAGCTCCAG ACTTTCGCCTTCTCAGTGCACTGGTCAGACGGGAGTGACACTTTTGTGCGCAGAAGCTGGGACGAATTCAGGCAGCTCCAG ACCCTCAAAGAGACCTTCCCGGTGGAGGCTGGCCTGCTGCGGAGATCTGACCGCGTTCTCCCCAAGCTTCCCG ATGCACCGCTGTTGGCGCACGGGGGACGCACGGGCCGAGGCCTGGCCCGCCTGCGGCTGCTGGAGACCTACTCACGGACACTGCTGGCGACTGCAGAGCGTGTGGTGCGGAGCCCGGCGCTCACCAGCTTCTTTGCACCGCAACCCCTCGACCTGGAGCCCCAACTGCCACCGGGCAG cctggtGATCCTGCCCACCCCTGAGGAGCCCCTATCCCGCCCTGCTGGCAACCTCGCCATCCACAGCCTGGAGACTCAGAGCCTGCGCTGCCTGCAGCCCTTCAGCACCCAGGACACGCGGGGCAGGTCTTTCCACGTGCAGGCCCAGGAAAGCCTAGACGTGCTGCTGCGACACCCCTCAG GCTGGTGGCTGGTGGAGAACGAGGACCAGCAGACGGCCTGGTTTCCAGCTCCCTacctggaggaggtggccctAGGCCAGGGCCCAGAGGGGGTGCCATCCATGGGGAGCAGCG GCCCCCAGTTCTGTGCTTCCCGCGCCTACGAGAGCAGCCGCACAGATGAACTGTCAGTGCCTGCGGGGGCCTGTGTGCGTGTGCTGGAAACGTCCGACCTTGGCTGGTGGCTGTGCAG GTATGGTGGCCGTACGGGACTCCTCCCCGCAGTGCTGCTGCGGCCGGAAGGGCTGGGCGCGCTCCTCCGTGGGCCCGGGTTCCGTGGTGGGGAGAACAGAGCTGGTGAGGCCCGCGGCGCCCCTGACGCCCCCCAGGCCAGGACCTCTGCCCCTCCCGTGCCTGCCCGACCCCCGCTGAGTGCCATCCAGAGCCGCTGCTGCACCATCACCCGCAGGGCACTGGGACGGCACCTAGGGCCCCAGGGCCCCCCTTGA
- the NOXO1 gene encoding NADPH oxidase organizer 1 isoform X1: MAGPRHPVSVRAAALVQIKQLQTFAFSVHWSDGSDTFVRRSWDEFRQLQKTLKETFPVEAGLLRRSDRVLPKLPDAPLLAHGGRTGRGLARLRLLETYSRTLLATAERVVRSPALTSFFAPQPLDLEPQLPPGSLVILPTPEEPLSRPAGNLAIHSLETQSLRCLQPFSTQDTRGRSFHVQAQESLDVLLRHPSGWWLVENEDQQTAWFPAPYLEEVALGQGPEGVPSMGSSGPQFCASRAYESSRTDELSVPAGACVRVLETSDLGWWLCRYGGRTGLLPAVLLRPEGLGALLRGPGFRGGENRAGEARGAPDAPQARTSAPPVPARPPLSAIQSRCCTITRRALGRHLGPQGPP; this comes from the exons ATGGCAGGCCCCCGGCACCCCGTTTCAGTGCGCGCGGCAGCCCTGGTGCAGATTAAGCAGCTCCAG ACTTTCGCCTTCTCAGTGCACTGGTCAGACGGGAGTGACACTTTTGTGCGCAGAAGCTGGGACGAATTCAGGCAGCTCCAG AAGACCCTCAAAGAGACCTTCCCGGTGGAGGCTGGCCTGCTGCGGAGATCTGACCGCGTTCTCCCCAAGCTTCCCG ATGCACCGCTGTTGGCGCACGGGGGACGCACGGGCCGAGGCCTGGCCCGCCTGCGGCTGCTGGAGACCTACTCACGGACACTGCTGGCGACTGCAGAGCGTGTGGTGCGGAGCCCGGCGCTCACCAGCTTCTTTGCACCGCAACCCCTCGACCTGGAGCCCCAACTGCCACCGGGCAG cctggtGATCCTGCCCACCCCTGAGGAGCCCCTATCCCGCCCTGCTGGCAACCTCGCCATCCACAGCCTGGAGACTCAGAGCCTGCGCTGCCTGCAGCCCTTCAGCACCCAGGACACGCGGGGCAGGTCTTTCCACGTGCAGGCCCAGGAAAGCCTAGACGTGCTGCTGCGACACCCCTCAG GCTGGTGGCTGGTGGAGAACGAGGACCAGCAGACGGCCTGGTTTCCAGCTCCCTacctggaggaggtggccctAGGCCAGGGCCCAGAGGGGGTGCCATCCATGGGGAGCAGCG GCCCCCAGTTCTGTGCTTCCCGCGCCTACGAGAGCAGCCGCACAGATGAACTGTCAGTGCCTGCGGGGGCCTGTGTGCGTGTGCTGGAAACGTCCGACCTTGGCTGGTGGCTGTGCAG GTATGGTGGCCGTACGGGACTCCTCCCCGCAGTGCTGCTGCGGCCGGAAGGGCTGGGCGCGCTCCTCCGTGGGCCCGGGTTCCGTGGTGGGGAGAACAGAGCTGGTGAGGCCCGCGGCGCCCCTGACGCCCCCCAGGCCAGGACCTCTGCCCCTCCCGTGCCTGCCCGACCCCCGCTGAGTGCCATCCAGAGCCGCTGCTGCACCATCACCCGCAGGGCACTGGGACGGCACCTAGGGCCCCAGGGCCCCCCTTGA
- the NOXO1 gene encoding NADPH oxidase organizer 1 isoform X2 — MAGPRHPVSVRAAALVQIKQLQTFAFSVHWSDGSDTFVRRSWDEFRQLQKTLKETFPVEAGLLRRSDRVLPKLPGQASGEDAPLLAHGGRTGRGLARLRLLETYSRTLLATAERVVRSPALTSFFAPQPLDLEPQLPPGSLVILPTPEEPLSRPAGNLAIHSLETQSLRCLQPFSTQDTRGRSFHVQAQESLDVLLRHPSGWWLVENEDQQTAWFPAPYLEEVALGQGPEGVPSMGSSGPQFCASRAYESSRTDELSVPAGACVRVLETSDLGWWLCRYGGRTGLLPAVLLRPEGLGALLRGPGFRGGENRAGEARGAPDAPQARTSAPPVPARPPLSAIQSRCCTITRRALGRHLGPQGPP; from the exons ATGGCAGGCCCCCGGCACCCCGTTTCAGTGCGCGCGGCAGCCCTGGTGCAGATTAAGCAGCTCCAG ACTTTCGCCTTCTCAGTGCACTGGTCAGACGGGAGTGACACTTTTGTGCGCAGAAGCTGGGACGAATTCAGGCAGCTCCAG AAGACCCTCAAAGAGACCTTCCCGGTGGAGGCTGGCCTGCTGCGGAGATCTGACCGCGTTCTCCCCAAGCTTCCCGGTCAGGCCAGTGGGGAAG ATGCACCGCTGTTGGCGCACGGGGGACGCACGGGCCGAGGCCTGGCCCGCCTGCGGCTGCTGGAGACCTACTCACGGACACTGCTGGCGACTGCAGAGCGTGTGGTGCGGAGCCCGGCGCTCACCAGCTTCTTTGCACCGCAACCCCTCGACCTGGAGCCCCAACTGCCACCGGGCAG cctggtGATCCTGCCCACCCCTGAGGAGCCCCTATCCCGCCCTGCTGGCAACCTCGCCATCCACAGCCTGGAGACTCAGAGCCTGCGCTGCCTGCAGCCCTTCAGCACCCAGGACACGCGGGGCAGGTCTTTCCACGTGCAGGCCCAGGAAAGCCTAGACGTGCTGCTGCGACACCCCTCAG GCTGGTGGCTGGTGGAGAACGAGGACCAGCAGACGGCCTGGTTTCCAGCTCCCTacctggaggaggtggccctAGGCCAGGGCCCAGAGGGGGTGCCATCCATGGGGAGCAGCG GCCCCCAGTTCTGTGCTTCCCGCGCCTACGAGAGCAGCCGCACAGATGAACTGTCAGTGCCTGCGGGGGCCTGTGTGCGTGTGCTGGAAACGTCCGACCTTGGCTGGTGGCTGTGCAG GTATGGTGGCCGTACGGGACTCCTCCCCGCAGTGCTGCTGCGGCCGGAAGGGCTGGGCGCGCTCCTCCGTGGGCCCGGGTTCCGTGGTGGGGAGAACAGAGCTGGTGAGGCCCGCGGCGCCCCTGACGCCCCCCAGGCCAGGACCTCTGCCCCTCCCGTGCCTGCCCGACCCCCGCTGAGTGCCATCCAGAGCCGCTGCTGCACCATCACCCGCAGGGCACTGGGACGGCACCTAGGGCCCCAGGGCCCCCCTTGA